A genome region from Apus apus isolate bApuApu2 chromosome 2, bApuApu2.pri.cur, whole genome shotgun sequence includes the following:
- the RBM24 gene encoding RNA-binding protein 24 gives MHTTQKDTTYTKIFVGGLPYHTTDSSLRKYFEVFGDIEEAVVITDRQTGKSRGYGFVTMADRAAAERACKDPNPIIDGRKANVNLAYLGAKPRIMQPGFAFGVQQLHPALIQRPFGIPAHYVYPQAFVQPGVVIPHVQPAAAAASTTPYIDYTGAAYAQYSAAAAAAAYEQYPYAASPAAAAGYVAAGGYGYAVQQPIAAAAPGTAAAAAAAFGQYQPQQLQTDRMQ, from the exons ATGCACACGACGCAGAAGGACACGACGTACACCAAGATCTTCGTCGGGGGCTTGCCCTACCACACCACCGACTCCAGCCTTCGCAAGTACTTCGAGGTCTTCGGGGACATCGAGGAGGCGGTGGTCATCACCGACCGGCAGACGGGCAAGTCCCGGGGATACGGCTTT GTCACCATGgctgacagagctgctgctgaaagggcTTGTAAGGACCCCAACCCCATCATCGATGGCAGGAAAGCCAACGTGAACCTGGCGTACCTGGGGGCCAAGCCGCGGATCATGCAGCCAG GTTTTGCCTTTGGTGTCCAGCAACTTCATCCAGCTCTGATACAGAGGCCTTTTGG GATACCCGCTCACTATGTCTATCCACAGGCCTTTGTGCAGCCGGGAGTGGTAATTCCCCACGTGCAACCCGCAGCAGCCGCCGCTTCCACGACGCCCTACATCGACTACACCGGAGCTGCCTATGCCCAGTACTcggcggccgccgccgctgccgcctaCGAGCAGTACCCGTACGCTGCCTCACCGGCTGCCGCTGCCGGGTACGTGGCAGCAGGGGGCTACGGCTACGCGGTGCAGCAGCCCATCGCTGCCGCAGCCCCCGGGACGGCCGCGGCGGCCGCTGCCGCTTTTGGCCAGTACCAGCCCCAACAGCTGCAGACAGACCGTATGCAATAG